TTGTAAACGATTTGATAAATCATAAATCAGAAGCCATGGCTGATTACTACAAAAAATCAGCTGCATGCTGTGAATGCGATGCATGGAACACAAAACACATTAAGCGTTACATCCATATgtgtaaatgaaaagagaTAGGGATTACCTActagtaaagaaaatattaatgcTTTTATTATGGATTCAATTAAATAGCAATTAGTAACGATTTTGTCATAACTAACTTTGATTTGACAAGTACAGTGACACatagattttttaacttcGTTTAACTTCGCTTGTATTAACGTAGCATGGTATATTAGCTTAAATTTACTCTTGTCGTTAGCTACCACACTAAAATAGATAGTGATGATCATAACAGCTAAGAACTGCAGTGCAGTATGAATTCGTTAAGAAGCAGTCAAGAATTCAGTCACAGAAGACTGCTTTGTGACGTTGCTTTAATACTTATAAAACGGAACTTTGGTATACAGCTGGGCAAGACTCTGTTTACAAAATCTATAGTCATGTTTCcgataaataaaaacgcGTAATTCCTGATTTACGCGATGTTCAAATCCTAACTGAAGTCTCCACGCGTATCTTTAATTATGTAAATGGTACATATATTAGCACACTGTATGTGCAAATGAAGATAATAAACAGTATTTTGTTACTGAACAATCCTAAATCGTGCAAACCTCCAGCAGTCTTTTCTAAATGAGGAAAGAATAAGGGACTATGGTTTATAGCGGCGAATTATGATTTATTCTAGTACTTAATGTCCGCTTGGATGAAAGAATGAAAGCTGTATATTTGGACTATTTGTTGCGCATTCGTTACACATATGTTTTTAGTGAATCTACGTTACGTTCTGGTAGACGAGTTTAACGATTCATGCAGACCTGAAGGTTTCTTATCAAAGTGAACGGAGAACATATGGAGCTACGGAGCACTTCGTTGGATGTTTGGTGCCCAAGGCTTGGAACTGCCTGGCTGATGACTACACCGACATCAAAACTTTACTCGATTTGCTGTTTGGTGTAACGGCAGTAATAATATTTGCATGCACTTTTAAGTGTTTTACAATGACGGAAGATGGATTGACAAAGTTGAACCTGGAGGCCTTTTTAGGGGTTTCGGGGAATACCCAGGAACTTCTGGAATCATTGGGGATTTCAGCTATTCCTGACTTGTCAAATCTTGGCGCATcaaacaataataattcTGGACTTACATTTGATCCAAATGACCCTTCTGCGGCTGCTTTTTATATCGCTCAACAGGTATGATACTATCTTAACCAAGTTGGTAGAACTAGTAAATGATCCGTTTGATGTATagttataataaatttatttttatttttatttatttaatgaaactTTTCTGACTATTATATGAAGGTTGCCGCTATTGAACACCCTCCTCCGAGGAAAATGACCTCCTCTGAAAAAACTCGATCCGAAAATCGAGAGCGCAAAAAACGTTGGAGAGAACAAAATGAGGAGAGAAACAAAGACAACGATTTACGTTGTAGAGTTAACAAAAAGGctaaaaaactttttggtAGCGAACCTAGCATTGAGAAAACTAACTGGATTGAAGCTGAATTTACTCGTCGTCATACAAAAcggaaagaaaaagagcgTGCTTGTTTGTCCCAAAATCAGTCGAGTAATGCTTCCCGCGCGAATTCTCAATCACTATTACCTGATTTGGACTTGCTAGCGACAAATTCATCAGCAAATGCTGTTTTACAAGGTTCCGCTATCAACAATGCACTTAATGCTCTTGCTAAAGACCCTAATTTAATTCATAGCTTATTGACTCAAATCGATTTTGATCCCTCTAAAAGTAAAGATGGTTTGAATTTAGGCTCGCTTACTGACGTTGTGCCTCCTCAACCTCCTCAACCTGAACACGAATTGGCCGCTTTGCAGGAACATAATGAAGCACATGATGCAGCTATGCGGCAGTACGAATTGGAGCGTCAACAGAATGCAATGCTTCCGGGACTGGCTTCCATAGACGGATTACAAGCTTTGCCTCACCTTGATTTTTCTGATTCTGCTGTTACAAACCAATCCCATTCACAATCACAGAACTCCCTGCATCCATTGATTTCACAGTCTGAAACACATTCGATTTTTTCAGCTTTGTCAGAAACACCTACCCCAGTCAGCGGAAATGGTAATGTTGCGGATGCTCCTCCGGATTTTTCACTTTCTCAAGTGATGCCTTTAGATTTAATAGCACCTTCTATGCAACCATCAGCTGTTTCATCTCCTATGTCAGAATCACATGTTCAGATTTCATCTGAAATGCCTCGGACTGGTATGTCTGCATTACCTATGCGTCCTCGTTCGCAAAATGTAGACAAGCATCGAAAGTTTCCTTATtacaataaaagaaatgctGTCACCACACCCTCTTCTCCTTATGATGGCGCCCAATCGGGATCTCCTCAATTTCCACCCTTCGAACTTCCTCCTCACAATTATAGCCAAGCCCAATCTCCCAACTTGGCAACACCGTctccttcattttcttctttaccAGATGTTAGTCTACCTCCAATAGTGAAACCAAATTTAATGTCGGAACCCACTCCTACTAATTCTGATGAGAAATCACATGCTTTGGGGTTCCCTCCTCCTCCTggtcaaaaaattgagttTCAACGATCTTCAAGTAAAAATGGCACTGCTAAAAGTGATTAATatagatatatatatatatttatatttatatttcgTTCGTCTAAGCATTGGTGTATTTGtgatatttttgtttcgaTTAATGTTGAGGTGACTACTATAAAATGGTGGTTTGTCAAAAATCGTTACAGCCTTTGTCCTTTGTTTTGTATACTTGCTATTAAAGCAGGTAATACCGAAggtttcttttgtttattaaactATATTGTTTCTTTAGCTTTTCATGTTTCACTAATCGTCTTATCAGATGTAATTTTCTGTTAAACATTtgttctttctttttttctgaaaaagATTGAGAACGATTATGAGATTTTTTGAGGGTTTTAAGAAGCAAAAAGCtactttattaaaaaaattagagcATGTTCTGCATTTTGATtgatacattttttatgcGATTGCGTGTTTGTCCTTAGTGGTATCAATAAgtgttttgaaaattccTATACGGTTCTTTTGAGTTTCGTTCGTATATTTGTCCTACAACTTCGACGGTATACtttatctttcttttacgTTTTGTTGAATAGTAAATTACCGCATCAGCGATGCATATTTTTAGTTCTTCGGCCTTGTCATTTCGCTGAAATGTTCATTCATATATTAGTTAattctttgtttaatttattcattgATTACTTATACAATTATTTGAGTATATATGCTCACTGCAGATGTAATATTTCGACCATTGGGAACAACACTTGTAATCTTAATCGTCAAACAGTATAGTCGGTAAAGGCACTTTTTCatactatttatttatcagTAAGGGTATCAAAAGTAATTATAATCCAATATTGCTTATCATCCAACTATTGGTATCTTTTAATACATTTCTCagcaaacttttttttgcgCAGAACCAAGTGGAGGCAacaattataaattttCGCGTCTATAATATGTCTTTTGAATTATCAGCTCCAGTACCTTTAAGTGATAATTCAGAAGCAATtctagaaaaagaaattggcGAAACCGTTAAAATTGAAGGAGATTTGGTTGAAGTGTATGAAATAAATCGAACTgttgattttattaaatctGGAAATTATAACTCggtatgtttttttttttttttggaaaaatttataCAATTGACATAGCGATTTGACTATTAACTATTTTTACAGGTTGCTCTTCAATTTCCTGATGAACACCTAGCCGATTCTGGAAAAGTGGCTTCTATCCTCACGAATTTAGTTGAAGCAAACGTTCAGATTTTAGCAGACACAAATTATGGTAGCTGTTGTGTTGATGAGGTAGCTGCTGAGCATATGTCTGCAGATGCTATCGTTCATTATGGAAGAGCGTGTTTATCGCCGTAAGTTAATCTTTGCAATTTTGTGTTGCTAACAGATAATATTATTAGGACCTCTCGACTTCCTGTCCTTTATGTTTTTGGAAGATTACCTATTAATCTTCataaattggaaaaatgcTTAACGATACCTTTGgatcaaaatattttacttgTTAGTGACACTCGTTGGTATTATGCGCAAGACTCAATCCTTAAGTCCTTGAAAACTCTTGGCTACCAAAATGTATATGAATCACACCTTAAAGAGAGAATTGAGCCGAACTTAGAAGAGGCATCTACTTCCTATACTATTCCTGGCAGAACTTATTCGTTACCGAAGTCGCTGTCTTTGCAAGATATGACTTTGCTTTATATTGGACCAGATTCTCCAACTTTGTCTTCAATTCTTATGTCTCATTATTCTTTGGTTAATCAGTTTTTGTCCTTTGATCCATTGTCGAATAAAATAGTTGAAGAATCATCTTTCACGGGTGCTAAGCTTCGACGAAGGTATGCCTTGGTTCAAAGATGTCGAGATGCAGGAGTCATTGGAATTGTTATAGGTACTTTAGGAGTACATCGATATTTACATGTTTTGAATCAACTTagaaaaatgattttaaatgCTGGAAAGAAGCCTTATATGCTTGCAGTTGGCAAATTGAATCCTGCGAAACTCGcaaattttcaagaaattgaatGCTTCGTATTGATAGCATGTGGAGAAAACAGTTTAATAGACAGCAAGGTATGTAATTATGTTGGCTGTTTTTTACTGacaattgattttttaggAATTTTACCGGCCTATTGTAACGCCATTTGAGTTAGTAAAAGCATTGTCGTCGGATATGTCTTGGAACAacgattttattttgtcgTTTGATGAAGTACTAAAGTTATCTGAAGGCAAACAATCAAAAGAACCAAGTGAAGTCTTGACTGAAGAAAGTGCAGAGCCACACTTTAGTCTGATTACTGGAAAGTTTGTGAATTCAACCCCGATGCGACATTTAGACGTTACTCTTGAGACTGCCGATGCAAAGAATAATGACTCGTCCTCAGCCTCTATAGAAAAGCGTGGCATGAGAAGTCTTGCAGTGAACGGGGTTTACTCTCCAGCAGCGGCGTTTCTTCAGTCAAAATCTTGGTCGGGACTTGACAGTGTAGATGAAGGAGAAGGTCCTAGTAAATTATACGAAGGACAGAGTGGCATCGCCAAAGGATATGTTGGTGAAGGcagcaaagaaaagattCAACGTGATTTTGGTAAATAAATCGGGTATTGAGTTGATCATTCTTCCTATGCTTGTGTTTTAGAgtttgacaaaaaaaagtttactGGTTAAAGGAGATAAACAGGGTTCATAagttatataaaaaaaatttcctacagcatttgaaaatcaattagCTTTATGACTATAGTATTTTATATTACAGCAAGATCAATATTACGTTTCAAGCATTAAAAACGAACttgaatattttcaaactttcaaaatttatacACCTTGATAACCCAAAAATTTGTTAGAACTTAGACCTTGCAACCTCAATacacttttttaataaaagggGTTGAATGTGAGTGCCTCCAAGCTTTATTATcttaacaatatttttggaGCTATTAAGCATAATTGTCAAAAATTCAGTTGAAAGGTCCTCCTCCTCGTCTGTAGGGTCGGCTAACAACTTGTCGTCAAATACTGACCATGAGAAAGAACGAACTTCAGTACTTAATTGAACTGGTCTTGTAAGGGTAGAAGCACAGATAACCCTCTCTAAATCTTCATCCCAAACAGCAGTTGGTAATTTAACAGTTTTTAAAGCGGCAAACAAAGCTGCCCATGCATAATCGAAGGCACTTCCATcataatttaaacaaataatatcAGCATACAATACCCAGgctgcttttttttcaaaaatgcaTAGGGACTGTAAATTAATCAAGTTAGATCTGTATAAGTTGTTAGTAAAAGTAACTAAATATTCTAAATGATAGTTTAACAATAAATGAAACGTATGGTagaaaattagaaaaattccAATAATTTGATACATACTGTTGCAAAGTCTGATGCAATTCCTGCGAGACAACTTGCGCCAAGTCAGAAGGAGGGCCAGGTTTAAATTTGCTACTGCAAAGAGGTGATAATTCAAGATTGGGAACAATCCAACCTTCATTGGGAGAGTTTTCAAAAGGTTCAGCAATTTCTGCTTTTATTCCACACACAAAGACATTTTCGCCAGCTCGAATGATAGCACTACCATTAGCAGTAGATATGCAATTATCATTAATTACAATTTCTCTGAATTCTGATACAGACCGCCCATCTGATCGAACATCCTGATTAAGAAGATGTGATAAATACTGCTCAGGCGtgattttcttaaaaattctaTCCAGTAAAATGTTAGTACTgtaacaaagaaaaacaaagtGAAAAGGAAACAGAGCACTAAAAAAGATAGAATAAGAAATCAAAGAGCAACTTACGAAGGTGTAAATGAAAGCTGTTTTACCCCCGAAACAGTTTTCATGATGTGAAAAGAATGTAGTGTTTCAATAACGAAGCTAAATGATATAGTAACGTAGAAAGACCAAATAACTGAAGAACGATactgaaaaatatataaaatgaatatgaATCACAAGAATTCGATATATGTGCTGAATTTTGTCTACAGGTTGAAATTATGAAATGGAGTAGAGGGATGAAATAGGTGTACGAAGTAAAGTATGAAAAACTTATATGGTAAATAAAAGGTTTGTGAGGTCcttaaaatgtttaaattccttggtttttttttaatttattgaagGTATATTCGGTgcaaatttcaattaagGATTGATAATTCATTTGAATTTTAGCTACAAAATCCCAATTCGTTTAAacgattttgaaaaaagagatCACATAAttaacatttaaaaatgctaattcgaaaaaaatttatttaaggCCTTTTCtactgatttttttttttttaaaaaaaggtaaaataacaaaatttacaatGATCCATggttaaagaaaataaggcataattaaacaattaaaagtCAGCAGAATACATACGGAATTTGGTAAGTAGCATAATATATAGCTCTTAAATTAAAGTAAGTTATTTGGGTGCAtgtttatatttcaaaatttgcacACTCTTAGTTTATCGGTTGTTAGACGAAGCAAAAGTCttatattaataaaaaaaaggaaaagtttttttctattagATTATAGttaaaggaaattaaaaaaaaaagtcaGTAAACACACTTAATATCGCGCCAGGTACAATGACCTTTCCTTAACCTCTAGCCTACGAACACAACAGCCGGATGCTAAACCTTCTGAGGAAATGATGCTATGAATGATTCTGAGGAAGAATTAGAGCAGCAAGGAAGTCAAGAGGATATTTCCTCTTCTCAGGATACTTCggatgaaaaagaaatgcgAAAGCAAGATGCTCTATACGCACAGCTAATAGAGTATCGAGAAATTGTTTCCGAACTGAGAAGATCTgagatgaaaaatttgtgTATTCAACTTTATTGCAGTTATAAAGCTGGTATAACTCGTCGAAATGAATTGCAAAGCGATTTGGACGGTTATGAACGAAGGATTCCACCACGTCTACGTGCAGTATGGCCTACAATTCATTCCATCCCCGatgaatcattttttgatgGAACCTCGGCTTCGAGGTTTCGCCAAGAGGCTGCATATTTGGCTGTGCGTTTagcatcaaaaaaattacacaAGTTGGGTAGAATGGCTTCTTCTGAGGAACTGCCTAATCCGGATGGCCTCCGATACTTGGTTGAAAGGTTACAGATAAAATTGGAACGCCTTTTTGATTCGGTTGATACTTTTCGACAAGAACAGGGAAGCAAAAGCATGCAATCACGTGTAAAGCCTATGGATTGGAAGATTCTTTACGGACTTGCTCGAGTCACAAACGGTTCGTTTTCCTCGTCGCAAAAAGCAGACGTTCTTGCATTGGGCAATGGTACAAGAGCTTGTCAATCATTATTCAAAGAGATGTCGTTACAACCTAGTATtgatattgaaaaagtttcacACTCTAACCCAGAAATCTCGATAGAATTTGAGGATTAAGAAATTGGTGGGAAATTTAATAAGTATGagtattttgaaaaaaaacacGCATCTGTGAACAGGTCAATCTGCGTAAGTCTCAACAATTAATGTTCCAGTAAACATCTTTTGGCTGATGTATATGTTTAATTATTTGTGTAACTCCCGCCGTATTTGCACATATAGTTTTTCTGCATCcgaatttcttttctttttttttaagttattttgtttttgcgTTGATCTAGGAAAAAGGTTCTACGCAACAAGAATATTGTTTCAACTTTATCATGCTTACAAGTTCATCCTACACTTTAAACTGGAAGTGGCAAGTATTTGCTGAGGTTAAATCTTTACTGTTATGATACTGTTTTCCAATATATCTAAGTTACACAGTTTTACTAAATTGTATAAGCTATTTAACAGTCTATGCAAAGCTGATGGTGTGTTCGTTTAAAATAAGGGCGGCACGTGGTACTGTAACTTGAAGTCCGATGTAGAAAAAATGTGGAGATTAAGTGATAACAAATACTACggaaatagtaaaaaagtCATAGAGAAGCGAAGAACGAACAGTTGCCGGATGGCAACCCAGTTACAATAGACTATCGATTACAAAAGTTAGCGAAATATTGGGAGCGGCTCCTTGGTAAACGCTGTGAAAGGAACCTATCCAAAGCAAACCACAATTGGcaggaaattttttttgaagtaaaCAACGTTTGGttaaaactttgaaaataggccaatttcaaaaaaacaacgAGTTGTCTTTATGTCGTTTGTAGATGGAGTCAACAGTTGGTTTTCGGCCGC
This region of Schizosaccharomyces pombe strain 972h- genome assembly, chromosome: II genomic DNA includes:
- the spp41 gene encoding transcriptional regulatory protein Spp41; this encodes MKAVYLDYLLRIRYTYVFNLKVSYQSERRTYGATEHFVGCLVPKAWNCLADDYTDIKTLLDLLFGVTAVIIFACTFKCFTMTEDGLTKLNLEAFLGVSGNTQELLESLGISAIPDLSNLGASNNNNSGLTFDPNDPSAAAFYIAQQVAAIEHPPPRKMTSSEKTRSENRERKKRWREQNEERNKDNDLRCRVNKKAKKLFGSEPSIEKTNWIEAEFTRRHTKRKEKERACLSQNQSSNASRANSQSLLPDLDLLATNSSANAVLQGSAINNALNALAKDPNLIHSLLTQIDFDPSKSKDGLNLGSLTDVVPPQPPQPEHELAALQEHNEAHDAAMRQYELERQQNAMLPGLASIDGLQALPHLDFSDSAVTNQSHSQSQNSLHPLISQSETHSIFSALSETPTPVSGNGNVADAPPDFSLSQVMPLDLIAPSMQPSAVSSPMSESHVQISSEMPRTGMSALPMRPRSQNVDKHRKFPYYNKRNAVTTPSSPYDGAQSGSPQFPPFELPPHNYSQAQSPNLATPSPSFSSLPDVSLPPIVKPNLMSEPTPTNSDEKSHALGFPPPPGQKIEFQRSSSKNGTAKSD
- the dph2 gene encoding diphthamide biosynthesis protein; translation: MSFELSAPVPLSDNSEAILEKEIGETVKIEGDLVEVYEINRTVDFIKSGNYNSVALQFPDEHLADSGKVASILTNLVEANVQILADTNYGSCCVDEVAAEHMSADAIVHYGRACLSPTSRLPVLYVFGRLPINLHKLEKCLTIPLDQNILLVSDTRWYYAQDSILKSLKTLGYQNVYESHLKERIEPNLEEASTSYTIPGRTYSLPKSLSLQDMTLLYIGPDSPTLSSILMSHYSLVNQFLSFDPLSNKIVEESSFTGAKLRRRYALVQRCRDAGVIGIVIGTLGVHRYLHVLNQLRKMILNAGKKPYMLAVGKLNPAKLANFQEIECFVLIACGENSLIDSKEFYRPIVTPFELVKALSSDMSWNNDFILSFDEVLKLSEGKQSKEPSEVLTEESAEPHFSLITGKFVNSTPMRHLDVTLETADAKNNDSSSASIEKRGMRSLAVNGVYSPAAAFLQSKSWSGLDSVDEGEGPSKLYEGQSGIAKGYVGEGSKEKIQRDFGK
- the rrp43 gene encoding exosome subunit Rrp43, producing MKTVSGVKQLSFTPSIFKKITPEQYLSHLLNQDVRSDGRSVSEFREIVINDNCISTANGSAIIRAGENVFVCGIKAEIAEPFENSPNEGWIVPNLELSPLCSSKFKPGPPSDLAQVVSQELHQTLQQSNLINLQSLCIFEKKAAWVLYADIICLNYDGSAFDYAWAALFAALKTVKLPTAVWDEDLERVICASTLTRPVQLSTEVRSFSWSVFDDKLLADPTDEEEDLSTEFLTIMLNSSKNIVKIIKLGGTHIQPLLLKKCIEVARSKF
- the acr1 gene encoding RNA polymerase I upstream activation factor complex subunit Acr1; amino-acid sequence: MNDSEEELEQQGSQEDISSSQDTSDEKEMRKQDALYAQLIEYREIVSELRRSEMKNLCIQLYCSYKAGITRRNELQSDLDGYERRIPPRLRAVWPTIHSIPDESFFDGTSASRFRQEAAYLAVRLASKKLHKLGRMASSEELPNPDGLRYLVERLQIKLERLFDSVDTFRQEQGSKSMQSRVKPMDWKILYGLARVTNGSFSSSQKADVLALGNGTRACQSLFKEMSLQPSIDIEKVSHSNPEISIEFED